The DNA window CTTAAACACAGATTGTCCTTATCCATACGGGTGATCACACCGCGAATGATTTCCTGTTTATCCACTCTTTTGTGTTCTTCGTAAAACACCACTATGTCGCCCTGGCGAAAATCCGATATCCCGGGGTCTTCGCTGTAGCTCAATTTGATTTCGCGCTGATTGGAATCCTCAATATGCAGACCCTTGATTATCTTGCCTTGCTTTTCCACCGGAGACAATCTCCACAGGGCATTGTGCCCGTATTGAGCTTCGCTATTCGCAGCGCCAGTCTTCACATACCAAATCTCCCGTATCACGCGCTTCACTTGTTCGCAAAACCATTCATACTCAAAATCTCTGATACTATTCTTCAGCCGTTTGAAACGTTGCAGAGCTTCTGCGCTGAAGACACTGTAGGTCTTTTCATCCTGCTTTGCCAGCCAGTCAAAGAAGATGCGAGGATTTTCACTGAGAAGATGCATTATTCCCACTATTCTATTGCGACAATGCATCAAATTCTGTTCCAAAAGAGGTATATTGGCTACATTCCGCAAAGGTTTGTCCATGCTGGCAGAATAGAAGATTGAGCTGGATCCCAAGTTGCCTGCGCCATAAGCGCAACGGATAATCATATTGTAGGCCACAACCTGATATAACTGATTAGGCCAAACATCATTGGGATGAGCTTTGCCGCTCTTTAGCTCTACAATATTGTATTTTCCTTTGTTTTTGTAGAGCAGATCCAATCTTCCCTGTAGTCCGTATGCGGGACATAAGAAAGACGGTTCCAATAGCAGGTCATCTTCGGGAACATCGGCACAGAAAGCTCTTACCGTTTGCAGATGGCCGATTTCGATCTCACGATAGATTTCCATAGCGCAGTTTTGTCCCAAAGCCACCATTGGTATTGGCATCTGAGACAATCCACACTTAAAGAGGTCAAGATAATCCAGATCAGGTTGATGGATCAGTTCGTCGAAGATACTGTTTACCATCCGGCCTAGAAGCATGCTTTCGGAGCTTGCTTCTCCAAACAGGCGATTCAATACATAAAGCTCTGGCGCAGATTTGTCTTTATCCATACATTCAGCAATGGAAGAGGCATCGATCAAGAAGTCCGGTTCCAATACCACGATGCTGCGAGGATTATCTACATAGAAATTGGCTTTTCCCGCTACTTCACTCAGTTCCAGACAATGCAAGTTTGCATAAGGCCATAAGCTGGGCATCAAGGAACTGAATTTGGCTTTCTCCGGATGCTTGCTGTCATCCCGCAGAAGGATGCTTACCTCTTCGTTATCTTCGTTGATGGCTTGTATTTCCAGCCCGGCAATACTAGCCCCGGACATATAGAATTGATGGCTTTTCAATATGCAGTGGAAACTGTGTTTCTTACTATGGCTATGTCTGGGAAGTTCCGGAGCGTCTTTTACCACATCTTCAAGGAGAGGATAGCTAAGCTCTGGACACACAAACTTCAATAGCTCATAGATGCTTTTGGCGCCTGCAATTACTGCACCAGCAGGTATCTCGGCAATTTCTTCATGAGCTGCTCTATTGGCCAATATCCGAAGTGTGTTCAGCCGTCTTACCAACTCCGCTGGGACGTCGTTGTTATCGTGAAAGTATTGCATGCGGGCAAAGAGCCCGTTGAATACCAAAGGTACGTTCATAAGCAGTTCTTTATATATGTGTTCCAGTAGTTTGCGCTGAAACACCAGTAAGGCACCTTCACCGCCCTCAGGACTGAGGATATTATGCAGTCTTTCAGCCAGTTCCAGGGCTTTTTCTTTGTCTATCATTCAGCTTCGGGCTCGGCTTCCTTTGAAAAAAAGGCTTTTACAAAACGCACGGCATGGAAATTCTCGATGTCGTCGATCTGTTCACCTACTCCCAGTAAACGCACAGGAATCTCCAGGTTTTCTTTGATGTTGAAGATGATCCCACCTTTTGCGGTACCATCGAACTTTGTGAGGGCAATACCGGTAAGCTTGATGGACTCGTTGAAGTGTTTTGCTTGCGAGATTGCGTTTTGCCCGGTAGTGCTATCTACCACCAGAATGGTCTCATGAGGGGCATCCGGACAAGCTTTCTTGATGACCCGATCAATCTTTTGCAGCTCTTTCATCAGGCGGTCTTTGGTGTGTTGCCGGCCTGCAGTATCGATCAGCACGATGTCAAACTTCTTTGCCACTGCTGATGCTACACCGTCGTATATCACAGAAGCGGGATCCCGTTCCGGTTCCGAGCGCATAATTTCTACACCAGCGCGCTCTGCCCAGATGGCCACCTGCTCTATAGCTGCTGCGCGGAAGGTATCTCCGGCAATTATCAAAACCTTCTTTCCGGCTTTTGCAAAAAGATTCGCTACCTTGCCTATAGTGGTGGTCTTCCCTGTCCCGTTAACTCCCACAAATGCTATCACATAGGGTTGTAGGGCAGGAGTATTAAAGAAGTCTCTCTCCTCCTCAATGTCTTTGAACAAGATATTCTGCATGATATCCACCAGGTAGATTTGTACTACTTCAGGATCAGTTATCTTGTCTTCCTTCACTTCTTTCCGCAGACTCGAAATGATCTTTTCCGCCATCATAGTGCCTGTATCGTTTTTGATTAGTATCTCTTCCAGTTCGTCATATAGTTCGTCGTCTATAACACCGCGAACACGCACGGTCTCCGCGATTTTATCGATAAAGCCGGATTTGGATTTTGTGAGTTTGTCCCTTAGGCTTTTTAGTTTACTGAGCATCAGATTTCTCCATTTTCTGCGTGATTATCATTGACATAATGATCATGTGAGATAAGTTTGCAATACTGGCTGGGACGTCAATGAAAATTGTTTATGCTGTATTCATAGCACACAGCCACACAGAATTTGATTAACAATGAGGAATACATGAACAGATTTAGAATGCAATACTTGCTAGTCATCT is part of the Candidatus Cloacimonadota bacterium genome and encodes:
- a CDS encoding AAA domain-containing protein; amino-acid sequence: MIDKEKALELAERLHNILSPEGGEGALLVFQRKLLEHIYKELLMNVPLVFNGLFARMQYFHDNNDVPAELVRRLNTLRILANRAAHEEIAEIPAGAVIAGAKSIYELLKFVCPELSYPLLEDVVKDAPELPRHSHSKKHSFHCILKSHQFYMSGASIAGLEIQAINEDNEEVSILLRDDSKHPEKAKFSSLMPSLWPYANLHCLELSEVAGKANFYVDNPRSIVVLEPDFLIDASSIAECMDKDKSAPELYVLNRLFGEASSESMLLGRMVNSIFDELIHQPDLDYLDLFKCGLSQMPIPMVALGQNCAMEIYREIEIGHLQTVRAFCADVPEDDLLLEPSFLCPAYGLQGRLDLLYKNKGKYNIVELKSGKAHPNDVWPNQLYQVVAYNMIIRCAYGAGNLGSSSIFYSASMDKPLRNVANIPLLEQNLMHCRNRIVGIMHLLSENPRIFFDWLAKQDEKTYSVFSAEALQRFKRLKNSIRDFEYEWFCEQVKRVIREIWYVKTGAANSEAQYGHNALWRLSPVEKQGKIIKGLHIEDSNQREIKLSYSEDPGISDFRQGDIVVFYEEHKRVDKQEIIRGVITRMDKDNLCLRIRGGIKRRFNPQSSWSLEHDMLESYLYGPLSALTTFLESEISTRDLFLGIREPAAIDVDCPKDERESILARMQAARELFIVQGPPGTGKTSGLIGNYTERFFKNTKKTLMVLSFTNRAVDEICMCLKARNVPFIRTGNSQNIEDELLENLIHDKRYQEIDHLLRQNRIFVATVQSANAWIRDLTRLTGLDEIIVDEASQILESSILGLVTMAPKTILIGDQNQLPAISMQESLSFHFESEVIQELEYNNINQSLMERLFRLYHKKAWQKHLEMLTGHYRMHNEIAALVSHYYENRLRASLKEQSAVLETGLLPEEIDTRLLWLECPPSPHDYYDPLQTKAIVKLVDLYRKAGLVNDLQKDLGIVAPYRLMIHALRQEIKDISIDTVERYQGSERDSIILCFPIRNTMGLRSLQSLSSDGRVDRKLNVALSRARNRLIVIANSSLCKASVHFTKLYDNIRQNGRILSIHDFLDKE
- the ftsY gene encoding signal recognition particle-docking protein FtsY, with the translated sequence MLSKLKSLRDKLTKSKSGFIDKIAETVRVRGVIDDELYDELEEILIKNDTGTMMAEKIISSLRKEVKEDKITDPEVVQIYLVDIMQNILFKDIEEERDFFNTPALQPYVIAFVGVNGTGKTTTIGKVANLFAKAGKKVLIIAGDTFRAAAIEQVAIWAERAGVEIMRSEPERDPASVIYDGVASAVAKKFDIVLIDTAGRQHTKDRLMKELQKIDRVIKKACPDAPHETILVVDSTTGQNAISQAKHFNESIKLTGIALTKFDGTAKGGIIFNIKENLEIPVRLLGVGEQIDDIENFHAVRFVKAFFSKEAEPEAE